The DNA sequence CGCAGCTCGCGGTCGAACTCGGTGACCGGCTCGGCGGGGGAACGCAGGACCGGGTCGCCGATACGGCGGATCTCTCGCATGCGGCCTCCAGGACGCGGGGGACCTCGTCCCCGGGCGGGAACCTCGGTGGCGGTGCCGGGTAAGAGGCGGCGAGGGGTCGTGCCGCTTACCCGGCTCTCACTCTAGTGGAGCCCTGCGACATCTGGGACGGACGGGCTGTCAGAATTGACGGGTGCGCGTCCATATTGCTGCCGACCATGCCGGCTACGAACTGAAGAACCACCTGGTGTCCTGGCTCAAGGACCACGGGCACGAGCCCGTGGACCACGGGCCGGCCGTCTACGACGCCGAGGACGACTACCCGGTGTTCGTGCTGCGCGCCGCCGAGGCGGTCGCCGCCGAGCCGGGCAGCCTCGGCGTGGTGCTCGGCGGGTCCGGCAACGGCGAGCAGATCGCCGCCAACAAGGTCCGCGGCATCCGTGCCGCGCTGGCCTGGAGCGAGGAGACCGCCCGCCTCGCGCGCGAGCACAACGACGCCAACGTCGTCGCCATCGGCGCGCGTATGCACTCCGCGGAGGAGGCCACGCGGCTGGTGGAGGTCTTCCTTGCCACGCCGTACTCGGGGGCGGAACGGCACAGCCGCCGCATCGGCCAGCTCGCCGCCTACGAGAACGGCGAAGGGCTGCCGCCGCTGCCCTGATCCCGGGTGCCCCGGCCGTGCGCCGGGGCCTCGCCGATCGATCCGGCCGAACCGCCGGGGCGGCCCTGCTTCCCGCTCGACCCGGAAGCCGGGGACGCGCTCCTCGCCCCGGCCCGGAGGCCGGAACCGTACTGGTTTGCCCCGGCGCGAGGCTGAGACGGTGTGACCTGCCCCGGCATGGCCGGGGCTGTGTAATTTGCCCCGGTCATGCCGGGACTGTGTGGTTTGCCTCGGCCATGCCGGGACTGTGTGGTTTGCCTCGGCCATGCCGGGACTGTGTGGTTTGCCCCGGCCATGCCGGGGCTTCTTCGCGATCGCTCCCGGCGAGCCGTCACGCCGGCCCGCCGGCCGACCGTCAGGAGTCGTTCCTGCGCCTGGTGTGCGCGGGTGGCCTGCGCGGCATCTCGTCCCGCAGCGGCCGCCGGTCGGCCGCCTCCTGGTGTTCCCGGGTGGGCCGGGAGACGTCCCGCGCCCGCATCGCGATCACCGCGTCGATCTGCAAGCTCTGCAGTGCCATGTCCGCAGACTAACCCGGCGCGTGCCGCCGCGACACCGGGTGGGGCACGCGGGTACGCGGCGGCGTATACCGACCCGCGCACCGCGTCCGGGCACGGACCGGGCGCGGATCGGCACGGAGGTGGCCGGGCCCGGCCGCCGTGCGCGGACTCGCGGACCCGGCCCCGGCCTCTCGTCGGCGCCGTGTCGCCGGCCCATCGGCCTTCCCAGCGAGACCGCCGACCGGCACGCTCGTCGGCGCACAGCGTCAGAGGGTGACGTCAGAAGATGAGGCCGCCCCACGGCCGGGGCTCCCAGGACATCGCCGCCGACAGCGCCGCGAGCGCGCCCGGCCGGAGCTCCCGGGCCGCACCGACGGCCGCGTACGGGGTGAGCGGCTGCCCGCCGAGGTACCCGGAGCCGAGCACGTTCACCGAAAGCTCCACGTCGGCCGGGGCGGTGGTGCGCTCGCAGGTGGCGCCGGCGGTGTCGGCGGCGAGCCGCCACCGGCCCTCGTTCCACGGGCAGACCGGGTCGCGCACCTCGAGCACCACGTCCACCGGCGCCGCGTACCGGCGGGCGGTGAGCGCCGGGCCGACGTCGACGACGCGCACCCACAGGTCGTCCCGCATCCCGGCGTTGAGGTGGCGCGGATCGGCGAGCAGGTGGACGAGCGGGTCGTCCACCGGCCGGTGCGGCGCCACCACCCGGGCGCACAGGTCGCGGTCGAGCACCGCGCGCCACACCGCGGCGTACGCGGCCGGGTCCACCGCGAACAGCTCCTTCAGCCGCACCTCGCCGTCCGGCACGTCCCACTCGGTGAAGCCCGGCTTCACCCGGAACAGCGCGTAACCGCGCGGGCCGCCGTCGTCCTCGGCGAGCACGCAGCGCAGCGGCCCCAGGCCGCCGCGGGCGTGCTCGTCGTCGCGCAGCACCCCGGTCCACCGGCCCGCGCACCGCGCGTACAGGCCGGGCCGCGTGGTGACGACCTCGCCGAACACCTTCTCCAGGGCGGGCCGTACCTCGGCGGGCCGGGCGATGCGCAGCCGCAGGTTCGGGTCGGCCGGGGCGTCGGGCCGGAACGCCGAGCCGTGCGTGGGGATGCGGAAGAACATCGTGTCGGCCGCCCTGCCGTACCCGAACCGGCCGTAGATCGCGGCCTCCGAGGCGTACAGCGCGGCCACCGGCTCGCCGCGCTCGTGCAGGTCGTCGAGCTGGCGCAGCATGAGGGAGCGCAGCACGCCCCGGCGCCGGTGGGAGCCGAGCACGGCCACCCAGGTCACCCCGGCGACCGGGATCGGCCCGCCCGGCACGGTCATGGTGAGGCTGTAGGCGGCGGCCGCCCCCACCAGCAGGTCGCCGTCGAACGCCCCGAGCGTGCGGTCGAACTCGAGCATCTGCTTGACGTGCTCGAGCGCCTCCGGCGGATGGGGCGAGCTGAACGCCTCCTCGTCGAGCTCCACGAGCCGCCGCCACTCGTCCTCGGTGAGCGGGCGGATCGGGTACGGCGGGGCCGGGCGGTGACGTTCCTCGCTCATCGTATGGTCACGTCCTTCTCCGTGTGCTGACTCCCGGTCAACGTTAAAAGCGGCAAACTGTCCAGGCTACTCAATATCGGCGGCGACGTGATCAAGGTATTGGTCAAGTGGGGTGCCGGGGCGGTGGTGAAACGAATACAGTCGGTTCATCATGAGTTCCCGTCCGGCGCCGCTTATCCCTCCACGGCTCCGCGCGATCCTGGTGCGCGTCCCGCTGCTCGTGCCCGCCGTCCGTCTGGTGCGCCGGGTGCTCTCGCACGAGCGCAACCTGATGATCGCGCTGATCGTGGCGACCCTCGGGATCGGCGCCGCGGCGGCGCAGGTGTCGGCGGAGTGGTTCTCGCCGTCCCTGCTCGTCCTCGTCACCCTCACCGGCGGCCTGCAGCTTCGGCCGCGCAGCCTCGCCGTGCTGCTCGGCGCGGTCGCGGTCGCCCTCGTCTACCTCGCCGCGGTGCAGGACGGGCACGTCGGGCCGGGGCTGCTCGCCACGATCGTGGTCACCGGCACGCTCGCCGCGCTCATGGCGCGCATCCGCGGCAAGATCGGCGTGCAGGGGCTGCGCGGCGACGCGATGCTGCTCGAGCTGCGCGACCGGCTCCGGGCGCAGAGCGACCTGCCGCCGCTGCCCAAGGACTGGGGCGGCCGCGTGGTGCTCAAGCAGGCCGGCGGGTCGTCGTTCGGCGGCGACTTCGTGGTGTCGATGCGGGACGGCGACCGGCTCGAGCTCGCCGTGGTCGACGTCTCCGGCAAGGGCGTGGACGCCGGGACCCGGGCGCTGCTGCTGTCCGGCACCTTCGGCGGGCTGCTCGGCTCGGTGCAGGACTTCCTGCCCGCGTGCAACTCCTTCCTGCACCGGCAGCGGCAGGGCGAGGGCTTCGTCACCGCCGTGCACCTCAGCCTCAACCTCGCCACGGGGGAGTACGCCATCACCTCGGCCGGCCACCCGCCGGTGGTGAAGTTCGACGCGGGCACCGGGACCTGGCGCATCTCCTCGGCGAAGGGCGTGGTGCTCGGCGTCGTGCCGGACCTGCACTGCGAGCCCGACAGCGGCGTGCTGCGCAAGGGCGACGCGCTCATGCTGTTCACCGACGGGCTGATCGAGCAGCCCGGCCGGGACATCGACGCCGGGCTCGACCGGCTGCTCGGCGAGGCCGAGCGGGTGTTCCACTCCGGCACCTGGTGGGAGGGCGCCAAGCGGCTCGTCTCCGCGTTGTCCGCGGGCCACAACGACGACTGCGCGCTCGTACTGATCTGGCGGCCGTGAGATCTTACGGATTCCACATATCGGGATTCGGTACCCTCGTCAGGTGCGACTCGACAGCGGCGGGCACGCCCAGGGCAGGGGTGGGCAGAGATGACGACGACGTGGGTCGTGGTGGGTTTCGCCCTATTCATCGTCGGCCTGTTGATCTCGGTGGCGCTCCACGAGATCGGGCACCTCGTCCCCGCGAAGCTCTTCGGCGTGCGCGTGACCCAGTACATGGTGGGCTTCGGCCCCACGCTGTGGTCGAAGCGCCGCGGTGAGACCGAGTACGGCATCAAGTGGATCCCGCTCGGCGGCTACATCCGCATGATCGGCATGCTGCCGCCGCGGCCGAGCGACGACCCGAACAAGCTGCGCGCCACGAACACCGGGCTGTTCCAGGGCCTGATCGACAGCGCCCGGGAGGCCGCGCTGGAGGAGATCCGGCCCGGCGACGAGAACCGGGTCTTCTACCGCAAGCCGTGGTGGCAGAAGGTCATCATCATGACCGGCGGCCCGGCGATGAACTTCGTGCTCGCGTTCGGCCTGTTCGCGGTCGTCATGATGGGCATCGGCGTGCCGGTCCAGACGCTCACCGTCGCCTCGGTGTCCGAGTGCGTCAAGACCCAGCAGGAGGCGAGCCGGAACCCCGAATGCGGGCCGTCCGACCCCAAGAGCCCGGCCGCGCTCGCCGGGCTGCAGGCCGGCGACCGGATCACCTCGATCGCCGGGAAGCAGGTCACCAGCTGGGAGCAGGCGACCCGGGCGATCCGCGCCCACGGCGCCGGTCCGGTCACCATCGGCATCGAGCGCGACGGCCGCCCGATGACGGTGAACGCGAACCTCATCGCCCAGGACCGGCCGTCCCTCGACGACCCGGACAAGATCGAGCGGAACGTGGGCTTCCTCGGGGTGGCGCCGCTCATCGTCCGCGAGCAGCAGGGCCCGGGCTACGTGGTCTCCCAGATGTGGGAGATGACCTCGCGCACCGCGGTGGCGCTCGTCCACTTCCCGGAGAAGCTCGTCGGCGTGTGGAACGCCGCGTTCGGGGGTGCCGAGCGCGACCTCGACAGTCCGGTGAGCATCGTCGGCGCGGGCCGCATCGGCGGTGAGATCGCCGCCTCCAAGGCGCCGGTGGACGACAAGATCACCGGGTTCATCATGCTGCTCGGCGGGTTCAACCTGGCGATCGGCATGTTCAACCTGATCCCGCTGCTGCCGCTCGACGGCGGGCACATCGCGGGCGCCCTGTGGGAGGCGGTCAAGCGCGGCTGGGCCCGCCTGCTGCGCAGGCCGAACCCCGGGTACGTGGACATCGCCAAGGCGCTGCCGCTCACCTACGCGATGGCGGCGGTGCTCCTCGCCGTGGGCGGCCTGCTCATCTTCGCCGACATCGTCAACCCGATCCGCCTCACCGGCTGAGCCATGCGCGCGACCGGGGCCGGGACGGCCGGGGACACCATGGAGAACGCCACGCAGAACACCATCGGGAACGCCGCGGGGGACCCCGCCGTGGACCCGTCCCCGGATGTGAGGTCGAGCCTCATGGAGACGCACGGCGCCGCCATCGACGTCGCGTTGTTCCGGCTGCGCCGCATCTGGGCGCGGCCGTTCCGCACCCGCCGTACCGGGGACCGCCCGATCCAGATCTCGAACGTGATGGTGGTGCACGCGCTCGCCAAGCTGAGCCGCACCGAGTCCGAGGTCACCATCGGCGCGGTCGCCGAGCACATGGACATCGACCCGTCGACCGCGAGCCGGTTCGTCACCGACGCGATCGGCGCGGGCCTGGTGGCCCGCCTCCCGTCCGAGGTGGACGCGAGGCGGGCCCGGCTCATGCTCACCGACAAGGGCCGGCGCGTGCTCGAGGCGGTGACCCGCTACCGGCGCGACTACCTCGAGGGGCTCATCGCGGACTGGAGCGAGCAGGACCGCGCCGCGCTCAGCCGGCTGCTCACCCGGCTCGCCGAGGCGGCCGCCCGGCGGCCGATCGACCTGTCCGGCCTCGACCCGATCGTCGACGAGATCATCCGGCGCTGACCTCGCCACCGAACAGCTTGGCGAGGAAGCGGATCTGGACGGCCCGCTGGAAGCCCGCGCCGCCCTCGTGCCCGTTGTACCGCCACACCTCGATGCTCTTCTCCCCGGCGTAGTGGTTGTACGCGGCGAACACCGTGGACGGCGGGCAGATCGCGTCCATCAGCGCCACCGAGAACAGCGCGGGGGCGGTCGCCCGGGCGGCGAAGTTCACCCCGTCGAAGTACCGCAGCGTGTCGAAGACCCGGTCCACGTGGTCGCGGTGAATCTTGCAGTACTGGGAGATCTCCCCGTACGGCATCTCGTCGGTGATCTCGGTGGCCCGCCGGTAGTGGCACAGGAACGGCACGTCGCACAGCGCGGCCGCGACCTTGCGGTCGAGCGCCGCCGCGGCGAGCGTGATGCCGCCGCCCTGGCTGATGCCCGCGACCACGACCCGGTCCGGGTCGACGCGCGGGTGCTCGCGGGCGGTCTCCACCGCGCGCACCGCGTCGGTGAACACCCGGCGGTAGTAGTAGCGCCGCGGGTCGAGGATGCCCCGGGTCATGAACCCCGGCGTCTGCGGCGAGCCGTCGGAGTCCGGGTCCGGGGTGTCCCCGGACAGCCAGCCGCTGCCCTGGCCGCGGGTGTCCATCACCAGGTGCGCGTACCCGGCGGCGCTCCAGGTGAGCCACTCGTGCGGCAGCCCGCGGCCCCCGTTGTACCCGATGTACTCCACCACGCACGGCAGCCGCCCCTCGATGTGGCGGGGCAGCAGCAGCCATGCCTTGATCGGGTGCCCGCCGAAGCCGGAGAAGGTCACGTCGAAGACCTCCACCGTGGCGAGCCCGGCGTCGTACGGCTCGAAGGAGGGCGGTGTCCGCAGCGCGCGGGCCTCCTCGAGCGTGGCGGTCCAGAACTCGTCGAAGTCGGCGGGCTCGTCCCGCTCGGGGCGGTACTCGCGCAGCCGGTCCAGCGGCAGGTCGAACAGCATCAGGTACTCCTTCGGTCCGCGGGCGGGCTCACAACATCGACACGTGCACGTGGTCGAAGTGGTTGGCGGTGATGCTTCCGCGGTCCGCCATCGGTCGCCAGCCCGGATTGGACATGTGGTAGA is a window from the Thermopolyspora flexuosa genome containing:
- a CDS encoding ribose-5-phosphate isomerase translates to MRVHIAADHAGYELKNHLVSWLKDHGHEPVDHGPAVYDAEDDYPVFVLRAAEAVAAEPGSLGVVLGGSGNGEQIAANKVRGIRAALAWSEETARLAREHNDANVVAIGARMHSAEEATRLVEVFLATPYSGAERHSRRIGQLAAYENGEGLPPLP
- a CDS encoding GNAT family N-acetyltransferase codes for the protein MSEERHRPAPPYPIRPLTEDEWRRLVELDEEAFSSPHPPEALEHVKQMLEFDRTLGAFDGDLLVGAAAAYSLTMTVPGGPIPVAGVTWVAVLGSHRRRGVLRSLMLRQLDDLHERGEPVAALYASEAAIYGRFGYGRAADTMFFRIPTHGSAFRPDAPADPNLRLRIARPAEVRPALEKVFGEVVTTRPGLYARCAGRWTGVLRDDEHARGGLGPLRCVLAEDDGGPRGYALFRVKPGFTEWDVPDGEVRLKELFAVDPAAYAAVWRAVLDRDLCARVVAPHRPVDDPLVHLLADPRHLNAGMRDDLWVRVVDVGPALTARRYAAPVDVVLEVRDPVCPWNEGRWRLAADTAGATCERTTAPADVELSVNVLGSGYLGGQPLTPYAAVGAARELRPGALAALSAAMSWEPRPWGGLIF
- a CDS encoding PP2C family protein-serine/threonine phosphatase translates to MSSRPAPLIPPRLRAILVRVPLLVPAVRLVRRVLSHERNLMIALIVATLGIGAAAAQVSAEWFSPSLLVLVTLTGGLQLRPRSLAVLLGAVAVALVYLAAVQDGHVGPGLLATIVVTGTLAALMARIRGKIGVQGLRGDAMLLELRDRLRAQSDLPPLPKDWGGRVVLKQAGGSSFGGDFVVSMRDGDRLELAVVDVSGKGVDAGTRALLLSGTFGGLLGSVQDFLPACNSFLHRQRQGEGFVTAVHLSLNLATGEYAITSAGHPPVVKFDAGTGTWRISSAKGVVLGVVPDLHCEPDSGVLRKGDALMLFTDGLIEQPGRDIDAGLDRLLGEAERVFHSGTWWEGAKRLVSALSAGHNDDCALVLIWRP
- a CDS encoding M50 family metallopeptidase produces the protein MTTTWVVVGFALFIVGLLISVALHEIGHLVPAKLFGVRVTQYMVGFGPTLWSKRRGETEYGIKWIPLGGYIRMIGMLPPRPSDDPNKLRATNTGLFQGLIDSAREAALEEIRPGDENRVFYRKPWWQKVIIMTGGPAMNFVLAFGLFAVVMMGIGVPVQTLTVASVSECVKTQQEASRNPECGPSDPKSPAALAGLQAGDRITSIAGKQVTSWEQATRAIRAHGAGPVTIGIERDGRPMTVNANLIAQDRPSLDDPDKIERNVGFLGVAPLIVREQQGPGYVVSQMWEMTSRTAVALVHFPEKLVGVWNAAFGGAERDLDSPVSIVGAGRIGGEIAASKAPVDDKITGFIMLLGGFNLAIGMFNLIPLLPLDGGHIAGALWEAVKRGWARLLRRPNPGYVDIAKALPLTYAMAAVLLAVGGLLIFADIVNPIRLTG
- a CDS encoding MarR family winged helix-turn-helix transcriptional regulator yields the protein MRATGAGTAGDTMENATQNTIGNAAGDPAVDPSPDVRSSLMETHGAAIDVALFRLRRIWARPFRTRRTGDRPIQISNVMVVHALAKLSRTESEVTIGAVAEHMDIDPSTASRFVTDAIGAGLVARLPSEVDARRARLMLTDKGRRVLEAVTRYRRDYLEGLIADWSEQDRAALSRLLTRLAEAAARRPIDLSGLDPIVDEIIRR
- a CDS encoding acetylxylan esterase, coding for MLFDLPLDRLREYRPERDEPADFDEFWTATLEEARALRTPPSFEPYDAGLATVEVFDVTFSGFGGHPIKAWLLLPRHIEGRLPCVVEYIGYNGGRGLPHEWLTWSAAGYAHLVMDTRGQGSGWLSGDTPDPDSDGSPQTPGFMTRGILDPRRYYYRRVFTDAVRAVETAREHPRVDPDRVVVAGISQGGGITLAAAALDRKVAAALCDVPFLCHYRRATEITDEMPYGEISQYCKIHRDHVDRVFDTLRYFDGVNFAARATAPALFSVALMDAICPPSTVFAAYNHYAGEKSIEVWRYNGHEGGAGFQRAVQIRFLAKLFGGEVSAG